The following nucleotide sequence is from Saccharothrix texasensis.
GTCACGCGCACGGCGAGGGTTGCGGGCACGTGGCGGTCCCGCACGCCGACCACGTGGACTACGTGCACGACGGCCACCGCCACGCCGTGCACGGTGAGCACTACGACGAGCACTGAGCCCGATCCGGGCCGGTCAGGGGTCAGGGCTGCACGGTGCAGGTGCAGCCCTGCCGGCCGGTGGTGACCGCGCCGCCCGCCGCCTTGGTGGCGGTGACCTCGAAGACGGCGGTGTAGGTGCCGGCGGCCTCGAAGGCCCAGTTGGTGTGGGCGTGGCTGGTGATGGCGGGGGTGCGGTTGTCGGGAGGCCGTGGCCGCTGTCGAATCACACGCGTCATCGGCCGCTCGCAGTACGCGGCCGACAAGCGGATCAAAGGCCAGGTCCGGGACTTCCGCCTCGACGACCGGGCGCTGCCGGCCGCCGATGTCGCCGCGCTCGCCCTGGACGCCGCCCTCGCCCTCCCGTCGTCGGGTGCGCACGGGTCGGCGGTCGCCTGGGCGTCGTCCGATCCGGCCGTGTGCTCGCCGCCCACGAGATGTTCACGACCTCGGCGGACGTCGCCCAGCACCTCTGGCGCCGGCTGACGATCACCGCGGTCGAGGACGTGGGGACGGGGCTGCCCCTCGGACCCGTGTGGGTCGACGTGCTGCACCGCACCGCCTCCGAGCACGCCGACTAAGTCGCCACGAAGGTCGCCCTCGGCGAAGCGCTGGTCGAGGTCCCGGACTACGCCCACTGCGCGCACACCCGCGCCGGTCAGGAGCCAGGCCGCGGTCTGGTGCAGTGGTGGGAGAACGGCGCCGTCCCGCCTACGCGGTCGTCGCCCCGGGACGCGGTCGCGCACCCGTGAGGGGAACGACGTGCTCGGAAAGATCCTCGAAAAAATCCGGCGGAGGTGTCGGATCGGGTCCGCCGTGTTCGTAGCAGGGGTGAGGCCGCCGCAAGGGGGTGGCACCGAGGCAACGGAAACCACGATCATGAAGCTGACCACCATGACCCAGGTCACCGTCGACGGCGTGGCGCAGGGCAACGGCCACGCGTCGGACGAGGACCGCGGGAACGGGTTCGAACGCGGCGGGTGGGCCCGGGGGAAGGGCGACGACGACACCCGTGCGTTCATCAACCAGACCTACCGGCGCGCCGACGCGTTCCTGCTCGGCCGGCGGACCTACGAGCTGTTCGCCGACTCGTGGGGGTCGTCGACGGCCCGGGACGTCCCCGGCTGGGAGCCTGTCCTGCGGGCGTTGAACGACCGGCCCAAGTACGTGGTGTCGACCACGCTCACCGGGCCGGCGTGGCCGGGGTCCACCGTCCTGTCCGGGGACGTCGAGGCCGCCGTCCGCGAGCTGAAGGCCGAACCGGGAGGTGAGCTGCAGGTCCACGGCAGCGGCGCGCTGACCCGGTGGCTGCTGCGGAACGACCTGGTCGACGAGCTGACGCTGATCGTGGTCCCGGTGGTCCTCGGCCAGGGCGCGCGGCTGTTCCCGGACCGCGGCCCGGACCTCGCGCTCGACCTGGTCGAGTCGCGGGTCGACTCGAAGGGCGTGACGATCCAGGTCTACCGGCCCGCCGGGCGCCCGCGGTACGCGACACCCTGAAGTCCCGACCGACGAACCCGAGCCGTCCCGACCCCGCAGGAGATGAGTGCAGATGCAGTACCTGGTTTCCGTCATCGACGACAAGGTCGACCCCGGCAGCACGGACCGGCAGCCCGCCATCAGCGCGTTCAACGAACGGCTGATCGCCGACGGCTACTGGGTCTTCGCGGGCGGCCTCGCGGACACCGACTCGGCCACGGTCGTGGACAACCGGGGCGAGGAGGCGGTGTTCAGCGACGGGCCGTTCGTGGAGACGAAGGAGTACCTCGCCGGCTTCTGGGTCTGGGAGGCCCCCGACCTGGACGTGGCGCTCGAACTCGCCACCGAGGCGTCGAAGGTCTGCGACCGGAAGATCGAGGTGCGGCCGTTCCGATGAGCGACGTCGACGAGGTGATCACCCGGGCCCACCGCACCGAGTGGGCCCGGGTGGTCGCCACCCTGACCAGGCGCTTCGGCGACCTCGACCTCGCCGAGGAAGCGGCCGCCGAGGCGTTCGCGATCGCCGTCGAGCGCTGGCCTGCCGACGGGGCGCCGCCCAACCCCGGCGCCTGGCTGACCACCACCGCCAACCACAAGGCGATCGACCGCATCCGCCGCGAGGGCAAACGTGCCGAGAAGCAGCAGGAGGCCGGGATGGCGCACGACGACGACCCGCCCGAGCCGCACGGCGTCATCGAGGACGACCGGCTCCGGCTGATCTTCACGTGCTGCCACCCGGCGTTGGCGGCGCAGTCCCGCCTGGCGCTCACGCTGCGCATGGTCGGTGGTCTGAGCGTGCCGGAGATCGCCCGCGCCTTCCTGGTGGCCGAGAGCGCCGTGGGGCAGCGGATCACCCGTGCGAAGGCCAAGATCAAGGCGGCGCGCATCCCCTACCGCGTGCCGTCCGCCGAGGACCTCCCCGCCCGCGTCTCCGGCGTGCTGGCCGTCCTGTTCCTCGTCTTCAACGAGGGGTACCTGGCCACCGGGCCCGACACCGACCCGGTGCGCCGAGACCTGACCGCGGAGGCGATCCGGCTCACCCGCCTGATCCGCGCCCTGCTGCCGGACGACGGCGAGGTGGCCGGGTTGCTGGCGCTGATGCTGCTCATCGAGGCCCGCCGCCCGGCCCGGGTGTCGACCGGCGGCGAGCTGGTCCCCCTGGCCGAGCAGGACCGCGGCGCGTGGGACGCGACGCTGATCGCCGAGGGCCACGGGCTGGTCCGCGAACGCCTCGCCGCGGCCGCCGCCGGCGTCGCCCCGGGCCGCTACCAGATCCTGGCCGCGATCAACGCCGTGCACACTTCCGCCCGCGACATCCGCGACACCGACTGGTCACAGGTCCTCGCCCTCTACGACCAGCTCGTCCGCGTCGACCCGTCGCCGGTGGTCGCCCTCAACCGGGCGATCGCGGTCGCCGAACTCGACGGCCCGGACGTGGCGCTGGCGGCCGTCGACCGCCTCGAGGACCGGCTGGCCGGCTATCACGCCTACCACGCCACCCGCGCCGACCTGCTGCGCCGGCTGGGCCGCGGCGGGCAGTCGCGCGCGGCGTACGACAAAGCCGTCGAGCTGGCCGGCAACACCGCCGAGATCGCCTACCTGACCCGCCGCCGCGGCCAGCTGGGGTGACGCCCGCGGGTGATCGGCAGCGCCGTCACGGCCAGGGGTCGCCCCACTCGACGTCGCGGGCGGCGCGGTAGGCGTCGGGGTCGCGCTTGCTCACCACGCGGTCCTCGACCGCACCGTCCTGCGCGCACAGTCGCAACTGGACCATCCCCTTGCGGCGCAACGGGTGGCGCAGGACCCGGTTCCCGGCGTGCGGACCCGGCACGCGGGTGGCGACGACGTAGGCGAACTTCTCGTCCTCGTGACCCAGGGTCGCCGACTTGACCTGCCGGTGCAACGACGTCCGGGCCACCCGGGCGGAGAAGTGGCACCAGTCGGACCCGGCGATCGGGCAGGCGGCCTCGTGCGGGCACGGCGCCGCGACCGAGCGGCCCGCGGCGATCAGCCGGTCCCGCGCGGCGAGGACCCGCCGGTACCCGGCCGGCGTGCCCGGCTCCACCACGACCACGGTGTCCGCGGCTTCGACCATCGCGTCCACCACCTTGTCGCGCAGGGCTTGCGGCAGCTCACCGAGCACATAGGACAGGGTGGCGACGTCCGCTCCGGGCAGGGCGGTCGTCGGCCCCAGCACGCCCCGGACCCACCGCGCGGACCGCAGCGCGGGGCTCGTCGCGCCCGCCACCAGCCTGGACCCGAGCCGTGACGCTTCCTCGGCCTGCTCGAACACCGTCAACGAGGTCAGGTCCGGCCACGTCTCGACCGCCGCCCACAGCGCCGCGCCCGTGCCGCCGCCCACGTCGAGCAGCGTGCGCGGTGCGAGGTCCGGTCGTTGTGCCGCGGCTTCCCCGAGGACGTGGCGCAGCACGGCGTACGTGGCCGGCATGCGGTAGGCGGCGTACGCGCTCGCGTCGGCGCGGGTGCGCAGGATCGGCTCGCTCGCCGCGCCGCCTTCGCGGTAGCGGGCGGACAGCCGTTCGACGACGGGTGCGAGCGCCGCCGACTTCTGCCCGGCCAGCTCCGCCTCCAGCGCACGCCGAAGTTCCTCCGACACGGGCCACTCCATCCGGTTCGACGAAAGCCGGATGTTATCGGTCGTGCACGTCGCCCGGGCCACCGCCGTCGAGGGGAGAGGGGACGGCGCCCGTCCTCGACGGCGGTGGCCCGGGTGGCACCCCTAGCGTTGTCGGCGCGGCGTCACTTCAGGTGTCGGGCGAAGAAGCGGTTCGCGTCGTCGCCCTCGAACTGCGGGACGCCGGTGTGCCCGCCCATGTTGGCGTGCAGCGTCTTCTCCGCGGAGCCGAAGGCGTCGAACAGGTCCAGGGCCACCTGCCGGTCGTTCCCCTCGTCGTCCCACTGGAGCAGGACCTGCAGCGGGATGGTGACCTGCCGGGCCTCCTCGACGATGGCGCGGGGCACGTAGCTGCCCGCGAACAGGAGCGCGGCCGAGATGCGGGGCTCGACGACGGCCAGCCGGACGCCGATGGAGATCACCCCGCCCGAGTACCCGACCGGGCCGCCGAGCCCGGGCAGCGGGAGGAGGGCGTCCAGGGCTGCCCGCCACTCCGGGACCGCCTGGTCGACCAGCGGGAGGACGAGGCGGTCGACGACCTCGTCGGCGACCGGCTCACCGGCCCGCACCGCCCGGC
It contains:
- a CDS encoding dihydrofolate reductase family protein, with translation MKLTTMTQVTVDGVAQGNGHASDEDRGNGFERGGWARGKGDDDTRAFINQTYRRADAFLLGRRTYELFADSWGSSTARDVPGWEPVLRALNDRPKYVVSTTLTGPAWPGSTVLSGDVEAAVRELKAEPGGELQVHGSGALTRWLLRNDLVDELTLIVVPVVLGQGARLFPDRGPDLALDLVESRVDSKGVTIQVYRPAGRPRYATP
- a CDS encoding small ribosomal subunit Rsm22 family protein, encoding MSEELRRALEAELAGQKSAALAPVVERLSARYREGGAASEPILRTRADASAYAAYRMPATYAVLRHVLGEAAAQRPDLAPRTLLDVGGGTGAALWAAVETWPDLTSLTVFEQAEEASRLGSRLVAGATSPALRSARWVRGVLGPTTALPGADVATLSYVLGELPQALRDKVVDAMVEAADTVVVVEPGTPAGYRRVLAARDRLIAAGRSVAAPCPHEAACPIAGSDWCHFSARVARTSLHRQVKSATLGHEDEKFAYVVATRVPGPHAGNRVLRHPLRRKGMVQLRLCAQDGAVEDRVVSKRDPDAYRAARDVEWGDPWP
- a CDS encoding alpha/beta hydrolase, whose protein sequence is MRFTSEQRFDDGVLEREFVLGEIPGILWTPAPASAPAPLVLVGHPGGLPTMYPRLAARARHAAAEGFAAATIELPGSGDRPRSAAADQARADLRRAVRAGEPVADEVVDRLVLPLVDQAVPEWRAALDALLPLPGLGGPVGYSGGVISIGVRLAVVEPRISAALLFAGSYVPRAIVEEARQVTIPLQVLLQWDDEGNDRQVALDLFDAFGSAEKTLHANMGGHTGVPQFEGDDANRFFARHLK
- a CDS encoding immunoglobulin-like domain-containing protein gives rise to the protein MAGVRLSGGRGRCRITRVIGRSQYAADKRIKGQVRDFRLDDRALPAADVAALALDAALALPSSGAHGSAVAWASSDPAVCSPPTRCSRPRRTSPSTSGAG
- a CDS encoding RNA polymerase sigma factor, which translates into the protein MSDVDEVITRAHRTEWARVVATLTRRFGDLDLAEEAAAEAFAIAVERWPADGAPPNPGAWLTTTANHKAIDRIRREGKRAEKQQEAGMAHDDDPPEPHGVIEDDRLRLIFTCCHPALAAQSRLALTLRMVGGLSVPEIARAFLVAESAVGQRITRAKAKIKAARIPYRVPSAEDLPARVSGVLAVLFLVFNEGYLATGPDTDPVRRDLTAEAIRLTRLIRALLPDDGEVAGLLALMLLIEARRPARVSTGGELVPLAEQDRGAWDATLIAEGHGLVRERLAAAAAGVAPGRYQILAAINAVHTSARDIRDTDWSQVLALYDQLVRVDPSPVVALNRAIAVAELDGPDVALAAVDRLEDRLAGYHAYHATRADLLRRLGRGGQSRAAYDKAVELAGNTAEIAYLTRRRGQLG
- a CDS encoding YciI family protein, with product MQYLVSVIDDKVDPGSTDRQPAISAFNERLIADGYWVFAGGLADTDSATVVDNRGEEAVFSDGPFVETKEYLAGFWVWEAPDLDVALELATEASKVCDRKIEVRPFR
- a CDS encoding TIGR03769 domain-containing protein, translating into MTRVIRQRPRPPDNRTPAITSHAHTNWAFEAAGTYTAVFEVTATKAAGGAVTTGRQGCTCTVQP